One Glycine max cultivar Williams 82 chromosome 3, Glycine_max_v4.0, whole genome shotgun sequence DNA window includes the following coding sequences:
- the LOC100804659 gene encoding uncharacterized protein, with product MMMKNNLSCCVLLHFFCCCLLLPALVLSHHIHGNPANDIVDIINKNRTDEKLPRLNDSPGLGCMALQYVELCKGNCTENNVVNCRPPEDDFTEVFAPNCGVELPTFGTITGHIVGCQRKYIEPLLVFSEVLIKDKKSLSLLRNKSHTEVGVGLVGLHKGPFFWCVLFSNGQTNTTFVLENRGAGIQQKKGCYSGSTTPCSGGQKSSVAFFNIFFMCYVSILLFKLL from the exons ATGATGATGAAGAACAACCTCAGTTGCTGTGTGTTGTTGCACTTCTTTTGTTGTTGTCTCCTTTTGCCAGCTCTTGTTCTCTCCCACCACATCCATG GAAACCCTGCCAATGACATAGTTGACATTATAAACAAGAATCGAACGGATGAAAAGCTTCCTCGCTTGAATGACAGCCCTGGTCTAGGGTGCATGGCCTTACAATACGTCGAATTATGCAAAGGGAACTGCACTGAAAACAATGTTGTAAACTGCAGACCTCCTGAAGATGACTTCACTGAAGTATTTGCTCCCAACTGCGGTGTAGAGCTACCGACTTTTGGCACCATAACCGGACACATTGTGGGCTGTCAAAGAAAGTATATCGAGCCATTGCTAGTGTTTTCTGAAGTTCTCATTAAAGATAAGAAATCGTTGTCTCTTCTGAGAAACAAATCACATACTGAGGTGGGAGTTGGCCTGGTTGGACTCCACAAAGGGCCtttcttttggtgtgttttgtttAGCAATGGACAGACAAACACTACATTTGTGCTTGAAAATCGCGGTGCAGGAATCCAGCAAAAAAAGGGGTGTTATAGTGGGAGCACTACTCCATGCAGTGGGGGGCAGAAAAGTAGTGTTGCATTTTTTAACATCTTTTTCATGTGTTATGTGTCCATTTTGCTGTTTAAACTTTTGTGA